In a genomic window of Homo sapiens chromosome 22, GRCh38.p14 Primary Assembly:
- the TBX1 gene encoding T-box transcription factor TBX1 isoform B (isoform B is encoded by transcript variant B) has translation MHFSTVTRDMEAFTASSLSSLGAAGGFPGAASPGADPYGPREPPPPPPRYDPCAAAAPGAPGPPPPPHAYPFAPAAGAATSAAAEPEGPGASCAAAAKAPVKKNAKVAGVSVQLEMKALWDEFNQLGTEMIVTKAGRRMFPTFQVKLFGMDPMADYMLLMDFVPVDDKRYRYAFHSSSWLVAGKADPATPGRVHYHPDSPAKGAQWMKQIVSFDKLKLTNNLLDDNGHIILNSMHRYQPRFHVVYVDPRKDSEKYAEENFKTFVFEETRFTAVTAYQNHRITQLKIASNPFAKGFRDCDPEDWPRNHRPGALPLMSAFARSRNPVASPTQPSGTEKGLVTEGSGLQPGLLDVLLKPPSKKSESLRPPHCKDT, from the exons ATGCACTTCAGCACCGTCACCAGGGACATGGAAG CCTTCACGGCCAGCAGCCTGAGCAGCCTGGGGGCCGCGGGGGGCTTCCCGGGCGCCGCGTCGCCCGGCGCCGACCCGTACGGCCCGCGCgagcccccgccgccgccgccgcgctaCGACCCgtgcgccgccgccgcccccggcGCCCCgggcccgccgccgccgccgcacgCCTACCCGTTTGCGCCGGCCGCCGGGGCCGCCACCAGCGCCGCCGCCGAGCCCGAGGGCCCCGGGGCCAGCTGCGCGGCCGCAGCCAAGGCGCCGGTGAAGAAGAACGCGAAGGTGGCCGGTGTGAGCGTGCAGCTAGAGATGAAGGCGCTGTGGGACGAGTTCAACCAGCTGGGCACCGAGATGATCGTCACCAAGGCCGGCAG GCGGATGTTTCCCACCTTCCAAGTGAAGCTCTTCGGCATGGATCCCATGGCCGACTATATGCTGCTCATGGACTTCGTGCCGGTGGACGATAAGCGCTACCG GTACGCCTTCCACAGCTCCTCCTGGCTGGTGGCGGGGAAGGCCGACCCTGCCACGCCAGGCCGCGTGCACTACCACCCGGACTCGCCTGCCAAGGGCGCGCAGTGGATGAAGCAAATCGTGTCCTTCGACAAGCTCAAGCTGACCAACAACCTACTGGACGACAACGGCCAC ATTATTCTGAATTCCATGCACAGATACCAGCCCCGCTTCCACGTGGTCTATGTGGACCCACGCAAAGATAGCGAGAAATATGCCGAGGAGAACTTCAAAACCTTTGTGTTCGAGGAGACACGATTCACCGCGGTCACTGCCTACCAGAACCATCGG ATCACGCAGCTCAAGATTGCCAGCAATCCCTTCGCGAAAGGCTTCCGGGACTGTGACCCTGAGGACTG GCCCCGGAACCACCGGCCCGGCGCACTGCCGCTCATGAGCGCCTTCGCGCGCTCGCGGAACCCCGTGGCTTCCCCGACGCAGCCCAGCGGCACGGAGAAAG